A single window of Lepisosteus oculatus isolate fLepOcu1 chromosome 29, fLepOcu1.hap2, whole genome shotgun sequence DNA harbors:
- the armc6 gene encoding armadillo repeat-containing protein 6: MASRRIAQETFDAVVKENMEEFEMDAAEALIEAVQQFESQGVDLSNIVKAVRTTASEDTEEEQTHSVLQALESLQTSLKSSSTDSLCEGLQRFTEQCKMDFSHRYLAAQKDAYPIILSYCKKAGGERRPLLAALGALAALTDGQPDLLDTDGRDFLMGVYNEHQDDPGVTCLAVRVVRHCCLKHEQNRQDLVKAGVLALLTGTISRYNSQPELVREACATLRVMTFDDDVRVPFGHAHDHAKMIVLEHSGLKVIIKAAEAHSDNPSVLSELCSTLSRLAVRNEFCQDIADMGGLKFIITLLADSLDHQELVKQVLSALRAVAGNDDVKDSVVNAGGTELIVMAMNRHMSNAQVCEQGCAALCVLALRKPHNCKAIMESGGALAALQAMKAHPGDVHVQKQACMLLRNLVARTQDFSQVILELGAEALIGQALASHRDCGDVARAALRDLGCHVELRELWTGQKGSLSH, from the exons ATGGCGAGTCGTCGGATCGCGCAGGAGACTTTCGACGCGGTGGTGAAGGAGAACATGGAGGAGTTCGAGATGGACGCCGCCGAGGCGCTGATCGAGGCGGTGCAACAGTTCGAGTCTCAGG gTGTGGACCTCAGTAATATTGTGAAGGCTGTCCGGACGACTGCTTCAGAGGACACCGAAGAGGAGCAGACACACAGTGTTCTGCAG GCTTTAGAGTCTCTGCAGACCTCCCTGAAGTCCTCCTCTACAGACAGCTTGTGTGAGGGTCTGCAGCGCTTCACAGAGCAGTGCAAGATGGACTTTTCTCACCGCTACTTGGCTGCCCAGAAGGATGCCTATCCCATAATCCTCTCCTACTGCAAGAAGGCAGGCGGAGAGAGGAGACCTCTGCTGGCAGCCCTAGGGGCCCTGGCAGCCCTGACAGATGGACAGCCAGACCTGCTGGACACAGATGGGCGAGACTTTCTGATGGGCGTCTATAACGAGCACCAGGACGACCCTGGCGTGACCTGCCTGGCCGTCCGAGTCGTGCGCCACTGCTGCTTGAAGCACGAGCAGAACCGACAGGACCTGGTGAAGGCCGGCGTGCTGGCGCTGCTGACGGGCACCATCTCACGGTACAACTCCCAGCCAGAGTTAGTCAGGGAGGCCTGTGCCACGCTTAGGGTCATGACCTTCGATGATGATGTAAGAGTCCCTTTTGGCCACGCCCATGACCATGCCAAGATGATTGTGCTGGAGCATAGTGGGTTAAAGGTCATCATCAAGGCAGCAGAAG CTCACTCAGACAACCCCAGCGTCCTGAGCGAGCTCTGCAGCACGCTGTCCCGTCTGGCCGTACGGAACGAGTTCTGTCAGGACATTGCCGACATGGGGGGTTTAAAGTTCATTATCACCCTGCTGGCAGACAGCCTGGACCACCAG GAACTCGTGAAGCAGGTGCTTAGCGCACTGAGAGCCGTTGCTGGGAATGACGATGTCAAGGACTCTGTGGTGAACGCAGGAGGGACAGAGCTGATTGTGATGGCGATGAACAGACACATGAGCAATGCACAG GTCTGTGAGCAGGGCTGTGCAGCTCTCTGTGTCCTGGCTCTGCGCAAACCCCACAACTGCAAGGCGATCATGGAAAGTGGGGGGGCTCTGGCTGCCCTGCAGGCCATGAAGGCCCACCCGGGGGACGTCCACGTGCAG AAGCAAGCGTGCATGCTGCTGCGGAACCTGGTGGCTCGGACCCAGGACTTCAGCCAGGTGATCCTGGAGCTGGGCGCGGAGGCCCTGATCGGCCAGGCGCTCGCTTCCCACCGGGACTGCGGCGACGTGGCCAGGGCCGCCCTCCGCGACCTGGGCTGCCATGTGGAGCTGCGAGAGCTGTGGACGGGCCAGAAGGGCAGCCTGTCCCACTGA
- the mau2 gene encoding MAU2 chromatid cohesion factor homolog has protein sequence MASGGEAPESWYLALLGFAEHFRTSSPPKIRLCVHCLQAVFQFKPPQRVEARTHLQLGSVLYHHTKNSDLARNHLEQAWMVSQQVPQFEDVKFEAASLLSELYCQQNSVDSAKPLLRKAIQISQQTPYWHCRLLFQLAQLHTLEKDLVSACDLLGVGAEYARVVGSEYTRALFLLSKGMLLLMERKLQEVHPLLTLCGQIVENWQGNPIQKESLRVFFLVLQVTHYLDAGQVKSVKPCLKQLQQCIQTISTLHDDEILPSNPADLFHWLPKEHMCVLVYLVTVMHSMQAGYLEKAQKYTDKALMQLEKLKMLDCSPILSSFQVILLEHIIMCRLVTGHKATALQEISQVCQLCQQSPRLFSNHAAQLHTLLGLYCISVNCMDNAEAQFTTALRLTTHQELWTFIVTNLASVYIREGNRHQELYSLLERINPDHNFPVSSHCLRAAAFYIRGLLSFFQGRYNEAKRFLRETLKMSNAEDLNRLTACSLVLLGHIFYVLGNHRESNNMVVPAMQLASKIPDMSVQLWSSALLKDLNKACGNTIDAHEAAQMHQNFSQQLLQDHIAACSLPEHNLISWTDGAPPVQFQAQNGPTTSLASLL, from the exons ATGGCGTCTGGCGGTGAGGCCCCGGAGTCATGGTACCTCGCCCTGCTCGGCTTTGCGGAGCACTTCCGTACCTCAAGTCCTCCTAAGATACGCCTCTGTGTCCACTGTCTTCAGGCTGTCTTTCAGTTCAAGCCGCCACAAAGGGTCGAAGCCCGCACTCACCTTCAGCTAGGCTCGGTGCTGTATCATCACACCAAGAACAGCGATCTCGCCAGAAACCACCTGGAGCAAGCG tgGATGGTGTCTCAACAA GTCCCTCAGTTTGAAGATGTCAAGTTTGAAGCTGCAAGTCTGCTGTCTGAACTTTATTGCCAGCAG AACTCGGTCGACTCGGCGAAGCCCCTGCTCCGCAAGGCCATTCAGATCTCTCAGCAGACGCCGTACTGGCACTGCCGACTGCTGTTCCAGCTGGCG CAATTGCACACCTTGGAGAAGGACCTGGTGTCGGCCTGTGATCTCCTGGGGGTGGGAGCTGAATATGCCAGGGTTGTAGGCTCAGAATACACCAG GGCACTGTTTCTTCTGAGTAAAGGAAtg CTGCTGCTGATGGAACGAAAGCTCCAGGAGGTGCATCCCTTGCTCACCCTGTGTGGCCAGATAGTGGAGAACTGGCAAGGCAACCCCATTCAGAAGGAGTCTCTAAGGGTCTTTTTCCTGGTACTGCAGGTCACGCACTACCTGGACGCAGGGCAG GTGAAAAGCGTGAAGCCGTGTctgaagcagctgcagcagtgcatcCAGACCATCTCCACGCTGCACGATGACGAGATCCTTCCCAGCAACCCTGCCGACCTGTTCCACTGGTTACCCAAGGAGCACATGTGTGTGCTGGTGTACCTG GTAACCGTAATGCACTCCATGCAAGCAGGCTACCTTGAGAAGGCACAGAAATATACCGACAAAGCACTCATGCAGTTAGAAAAACTAAAGA tgctggactgcagtcccaTCCTCTCGTCGTTCCAGGTTATATTGCTGGAGCACATTATCATGTGTCGGTTAGTCACTGGTCACAAGGCTACAGCATTACAGGAG ATCTCCCAAGTTTGCCAGCTTTGTCAGCAGTCCCCCAGGTTATTCTCAAACCACGCTGCTCAGCTTCATACTTTGCTA GGTCTTTATTGTATTTCTGTGAACTGCATGGACAACGCAGAAGCACAGTTCACGACAGCACTGCGA CTGACAACACACCAGGAGCTGTGGACGTTCATCGTGACTAACCTGGCGAGTGTCTACATCAGAGAAGGAAACCGGCACCAGGAG CTTTATAGTCTTTTGGAGAGGATAAACCCAGATCACAATTTTCCTGTAAG CTCCCACTGCTTGCGGGCAGCAGCCTTCTACATCCGTGGGCTGCTCTCCTTCTTCCAGGGACGCTACAACGAGGCCAA GCGATTCTTGCGCGAGACTCTGAAGATGTCCAATGCGGAAGACCTAAACAGATTGACGGCTTGCTCCCTCGTCTTGTTAGGCCACATATTCTACGTGCTTGGAAATCACAGG GAGAGCAACAACATGGTTGTTCCAGCCATGCAGCTTGCCAGCAAGATCCCTGACATGTCAGTGCAGCTGTGGTCCTCAGCCCTGTTGAAAG ATCTGAACAAGGCGTGTGGGAATACGATAGATGCTCACGAGGCAGCTCAGATGCATCAGAATTTCTCCCAGCAGCTTTTACAGGACCACATCGCAGCCTGCAGCCTTCCTGAGCACAACCTGATCAGT TGGACGGACGGGGCCCCGCCAGTGCAGTTTCAAGCTCAGAACGGTCCCACCACCAGCCTGGCCAGCCTTCTATGA